Part of the Deltaproteobacteria bacterium genome is shown below.
TTTGTTTTCATTTGCATTGTGCGTAGCAAAATGTCGTTTTGAAGCCATAAGCGTAGCATTGTCAAAAATTGGTACAATAATTTTTGACCCAGTTAAAAGCGTCTTAATGTTTGGATTGTAATCTTTGATTAAATTAGCTTTCTTTGTAGTACGATAATATTTTTGAGAAATCTTTGCCCAAGTATCACCAGCAATGACTTTATGACGTAAATGAAAAGGCATTAACAGCTCTGTACCAATCTTAAGATCATTAGGATTGCGAATATTGTTTTCACTCATTAATGCTTTATAACGTTCATGATCACCTAAGTGACGCTTAGCAATTTCGGCAACTGAATCGCCACGGCGAATTTTATAGGTGTAACATGCAGGGATAGATAAGCGCGTTCCTGTAGCTATTTTGCTTTCATTATCTATTGAATTTTTTATCAGAATATAAACTGACTTCCAAGCAGCGCCATAATATTGACTCGCAATGCTGTTTAAATTTTCATTGTTATAATTATGAAAAGTCGTACCGGTGGCAAAACGCGAAAATAATATCAATATACATATCAAACTAATAGTTAGCCTGCGGCTATTCATGGTCTACGCCTTTTCTTAAGCGTGATATTAAGTTGTTTGGTTTCGCCGCTTTGTAATTCGATTATGCGTTTTTCAGTAGGATAATAGGTGTTGCGAAATTCAATAACATGTTGTCCAGCTGGTAACATAATTGGTTCAGCAAAAGGTGTAGTATCATGCAAACGGCCATCAATATATACTTCGGCCCAAGGCACAGCATTTATTTGAAGTTTTGCAAAACCAGAACCAATGTTAAAATGAGAAATTGAGAATGCATACAGTGCAAAAATAATAAGTAATATGCTGTTAAACGTAAACAATGGTTTTAACACCGCACTACGTGAATCTATACCACCTGTGTCGGTCGCGGCACCTTGAGTTTCTATTTCTTCTTTTGGAACATAAGTTGTTGCTTCACTATCATTAATGAGATCACGATGCCGCAGATAAATTAATAAACGACCGTTGTAATTAATTCTAACTTTTTTTGCTACAAAACTTTCAAGATCACGACGCAGCAATTCAGTGGTACGATACCTTTTATCAGGACGTTTTTCTAAGCATTTACGTAAAATGCGATTTAAACTCCAGGGTACATCAGGATATAACCTTCTTGGTGGTATATATGCCTCTGTAAGTATACGTTGCATTACACTTTTTGTGTCATCTTCAATAAAAGGCTTTTGGCCGGTTAACATTTGATACAGTACAATTCCAAACGAAAAGATATCTGAGCGATGATCGACCTTTTGTCCCATTATTTGCTCAGGTGACATATAAGCGGGTGTGCCTAACGCAGTACCAGGTCGTGTTAAGTCATCAAAGGATTCATCACGGGCAATGCCAAAATCCATTAGTTTTACATCGCCCTGTTTGGTTATCATTAAATTTGAGGGTTTAAAATCACGGTGAACCACACCACGGAAATGCGCATATTCAAGAGCCCGCGCTGCTTGCAGCGCAATAATGCCGGCAATATCTGGTGGTAAACGCTCTACTTTAGTCAATAAAGCATAGAGGTCGATGCCATCCACATATTCCATAACGATATACATGGATAACGCACGAGAAATAAAATCATAAATATGAACAATATTTTGGTGTGCAAGCTGTGCTACACTTTTTGCTTCACGCTCAAAACGTTTGCTTATTGATTTGTCTGATGTAAGTGAATTACGTAGCTCTTTAATTGCAACCAAACGTGACAAGGAGGGTTGTTCGGCTTTATAAACCACAGCCATACCGCCGGAGCCAATTTCTTCAAGGATTTTAAATGAGCTAATATGTTTTTCAGCAGCCATTAAGGTAAGACGTTATTCCGGCTGCGTTTTGTTTTCAACCGTTACTGCAATAAAGTAGAAGGTTTATTTGCAATATTTTTATTGGGTTTTTTGAGGTGTAGCATGCGTTTGTTCTATATTGGTGACGTGGTTGGCAAGCCTGGACGTAATGCGGTTATGAATTTGGTTACGCCACTACGTTCTGAATTATCGCTCGATGTGGTGATTATTAATTGTGAAAATGCTGCGGCAGGTAAAGGGGTTAACCCAGAAATATCTAATATGCTTTTAACCAAAGCCGAAGTTTTGGTAACCGGCAATCATGTCTGGCACTACCGTAATTTTGAACCTTATCTTGATCGCGAATCAAGAATAATACGCCCAGCAAATTACCCAAATGCACCAGGGCGTGGTTCTACGGTTATCAATTTGCCTGGTGATAAAAAACTAGGAATCATTCAAGTGGAGGGTCGTGTTTTTATGCGCAATCTTGAATGCCCTTTTGCTGCAATTGAACGTGAACTTAAAACAATGGCTGATATAAAATATATATTTGTAGATATACATGCTGAGGCTACCAGTGAGAAACAAGCAATAGCCTGGTATTTTGATGGTCAAGTTTCTGCAATTATTGGTAGCCATACTCATATTCCTACTGCTGATGAACGAATATTGCCGAATGGTACGGCCTATTTAACTGACGCAGGAATGACCGGGCCATATGATTCTGTAATTGGTATGGAAATTCGAACCTCTATTGAGCGTTTTTTAACACAACGTCGTACTCCACATGAGGTAGCTAAAGACAATATATGGCTTTGCGGTGTAGTAATAGATATTGATGATGAAAGTGGAAAGGCGCGTAGCATAGAAAGAGTAAAACGCAAATTCAGGGGGTGACCCTACTTAAAGAAATATTCTAAGTTAAAAAATATCAATGCCTGAAAAGAAATGGGCAATTTCTATTTTTGCTGTTTCTTTTGCATCCGAACCATGTACTGCATTGCGTTCAACGCTTTGTGCATAATCTTTGCGTATAGTGCCTAGTTCTGCTTTTGCAGGGTCGGTAGCGCCCATTAATTCACGATTTTTTACTATAGCGTTTTCACCTTCAAGCACGCTGGCAACTACTGGGCCGCTGGTCATAAATTCTACGAGAGAGTTAAAAAATGGTTTTTCGCGATGAACCATATAGAATTCTTCAGCTTTATTTTTAGATAAGTAGACCATACGCGTAGCAATAATTTTTAACCCTGCACTCTCAAAGCGGGATAGAATGGTGCCGATGAGACCTTTTTGTACAGCATCAGGTTTAATAATAGAAAGGGTTCGTTCAATCATTGTTTTGATAAACTCCTAAATTGCGAGAGTTAATTTTATGCCGCCGATGTGCCAGAGCTATACTAAATATGCAATAAGAAGATATAATTTTATGTGTATTTAGTTTTAAAAAAATGCTAGATTTCAGAAGTTCACCTCTTGCCGATTAAGGGTCTCGTAGAATAACTTGCAGGTTATGAGCAGCTTTCCAATTACACCATCTGGCCACGAAAAGCTTAAACAAGAATTACATCGTTTAAAGACGGTAGATCGTCGCCAAATAAGCCAAGAAATCGGTGCAGCTCGAGAATTGGGCGATTTATCAGAAAATTTTGAATATCACGCAGCAAAAAACCGTCAAGGTCTTATTGAGGCGAAAATTCGTGATATCGAAGACAAGCTATCGCGCGCACAAGTTATTGATCCCAGTAAACTTTCTGGGAATAGAGTTGTTTTTGGCGCAAAAGTTGAATTACTTGATGTCGAAACTGATGAAACTTTAAATTTCCATTTAGTTGGTGAAGTTGAGGCAGATGTTGAAAATGGCCGCATTTCAATTACTTCGCCAGTAGGAAAAGCTTTGGTAGGTAAAGAGATTGGCGATGAAGTACAAATACCGGGCAAAAGTAAAAAACGTTTAGTCGAAATAGTTGATGTTTCATTCGGTGCCTAATTGCATTAACTAATAGATTAATTTTACCAAGCTAGTTTTAGTTAAGGGGAAAGTGCAGCAATGACGCAAGTGCAGCAAGAAATATTAATTAACGCACCAATAGAGTGTGTTTTTAATATCATTACTGATTATGAAAACTATAGCGATTTTTTGCCAGATATGAAATCAGTTACAGTTGAATCACGCAAAGATGGCATAGCTTTAGTGCGTTTTGAAATAGAGTTAATTATGCGCGTAAGTTACACCTTGAGATTAGTTGAAGAACCACCAAGACGTTTATCGTGGACACTACATTATGCTAAAATGATTTCTTTAAATAATGGCAGCTGGGAACTTGAACCAAAAGATGACAAAACTTTGGCTCGTTACGCTCTTGAAGTCAAACTACGAGGGCTTATCCCAAAATCAGTCAGTACAAGACTTTTAGGGACAACTTTGCCAGATATGCTCCAACGTTTTCGTAACCACGCAGAAAATATACGGTAAATATAAATAGAACTACTGAATTTATAGAATTTCTTGCAGAATTGGTTTAGCCAACCTACGATATAAGTAGAGGTTTTTTTATATAGTTGAGTATGTTTGCCAAGACTGCTTGGCAGGAGTTGGGCTAATGCTCGACAGTTTTATAATTGAAGAACTAAAAAAGCGCGAAGAGCGTGAGCGTCAACGTGCGCGTCATGAACAGCCAAGGTTAGATCTACCTGTTAATGATCCTAAGCCACATATACCGAGTGAAAAAAAATCTAATCATGACAAAGAGGATAAAGGTCAAAAGCGCGGCGTGGTGATTATTGATATTTAATAGCAGTTATTGATTACTTAAGCCCGAACCCAAACTATATTCGCCAACACTAATTAAAATATTTAATCGCCAGTTACGGTCGACAGCATTTATTGCTTTAAGGCTTTTACTGCCGGATATTGTTAGGTCCCAGCATTCACAAGGTGAATGATACCGTACTGAAAAATTATGAGCAGTTAATCCTTCTTTTTCTAAATCAGCTTCGTCATTTTCTCTTGGGCTATGTAAGTAATAGGAGGTGTTGTAAGAAAGAAAGAAACGGGGTGGTAAAGACAAGTTAATGTTGGTATCAACATAATGAACCCATTTTGCACCGGGTATATATTTATTAGGTAACGACTCGAATTGATAAATATTACGTAAGAGATGGCCAGAATTAGGGGCTATTCGGCGATAAGTTGCAGATAATGAAAACGGACCAACTGCCGGAGGCGAAGCCCAAGCAACAAATTGACGCCAGACTAAACTTTCATTTATTTTTGTGGTGTCAGGATTATCTTTGGTTGCAAGACCAAGCAAATACAAGCTAGCCTCAGTACCACCACTCATTAAACCAGGGATGTTAAAATTTAAAGAAAGATTGGTTGCTAATAAACTTTGATTTTCTAAATTAAATGGTTGACTTATATCTAATGTAACTAAACGATTAAGGCCATTTAGCTGTTGCTGGGAGAGATCTTGAGTGAGTGAGACTATACCTTGATGCGAAATATGGTCACGACGAAGAAGAGCATTTATTTGATCTAATGAGACTGTACCATCAACACGATACATAAGGTCACTGACACGCCTGCCTCGACGCCAAGGGATACCTAAGTAACTTATATGTGGGGTTAATACATGAATATATTGTCCAAATTTTCCTGCAAACTGTATTGAAGCATCAGCTTCATTTATTATGGCAGTATTTTCCCTAGCGTCATCAAGTGGACCATTGCCACTTAAAATTGCGGTATCGATCCTACTACGAGCAGATAATGCCAACGGTCCTAGTTGCCTAGAAAATGCCAATGCTGGTGCAGCACGTGTTATAAATAAAGTTGGTTCATAGTTGATATACGAAGCATAAGCAGGAGCAGCATAAGCACTCCAAGGGCCAATACGTTCAAAACTAAACGAGCCATCTAAATAAAAACCCGAGGTCACGTTGATAGGCAATAGGTTAAGTCGCATCACCGGACCATGCTGTGGTGAGCGATATTCAGTAGATTGTAGATTTGTTAGCTTTTGTGGAGTATTGCCAACACGTAGCAAATAATCAGCACCAATAAGTGCAGAGACCAATGCAGAACGCCATTGCAATTGTAGGCGCGAAGGGATATAGACACTGACTTGTTGGTTTAGCGTCTCACCAAAATCTAAACGATAATTATCATCTGATATCCAATCAGCGCGTAATAGCAGTCGCAGATTTTTAGAAAAATCTGTTTTATGCGACCAAGACAAAGCATAGCGTTCAACTAAATCGTAGCGAGGGTCATTTGCAATTTTATTTGCAAGCGCGGTATTAAAAGCGTTTTTGTTGGTTGGATTACAATATAAATCGTTCTGCCAATTATTTAATAATTCTTGTTTTAAGGTTGGATCAGCTTCTTCTTTTGCTGTTTTAAGTCTAGCATCGCAATCGTCCTTCCAGGCTTTAATTACCATGGCATGGTCGCCATCATGTGTCCAAGAAATTGTAAATTCACCTTCAGTTCCTAGTATTGGCGCATATCGTAATCTTGCACCTAAGCGTGGTGCACCCCAAGTTTCTGGTGAATACTTATGGTCTAATGACCAATCGGTACGAATACCTGGAATGATGGTTAAATCCCAGGAGTCGCTTAGCGGAATAAAAAATGGTAGATCTAACATTGGCCATGGTGGCTTATAAAACATGATTTTGGGTGGCAGAAACCCAGTAGCACGGCTTTTTAATGGTATTGAAAGAGGTGGCATTGGGGGGGTGATGGGTATTTGCAGATTGCCAAATGGAGATATACGAAAAACCGGCCACCAAATAGTAGCGCGTTCACCCATCGTAACGTCAATAGAATTAGAACTTAAACTCCAAGAGGGTAGGTCACCACCACAATCACATTTAGTAAAATTACCTTGTTCAATATGCAATTGGTTTTTACCGAGGCGTTCAATTTGCTTACCAGCGATGACCATGTCATTACGCCCAAGCGGTATTTTTGAATCTGATCTAATATCAGTGCCAGCTTTAACACGTATAACAGCATCATTCATGCTAGCTTTAATTCGATCAGCACCAAGCACTACGCTGCTACAGGTAATTAATTTTTTATCTTCTACGAGTAGAACATTGCTACGAGCAATGGCACCAGCAAAATTATTTTGCTCGGTGATTTGCACTTCGATTTCATCTGCCCAGAGACGAATACTTTCGCAAAAAAGACTTGCACGTTGGCGTAATATGCATGATTTGCGCGAACAATCCATGTTTTCGGAGGCAAGTTCAAGTTTTGTACAAGGACCACCATTAGTAATTCCTTGCAACATTGGTGTAGTGCTAATTTCTGCTGCCGCGGCAGGGGCAGTAAACGCAAAAATTGATAAATTGCACAAAAAAGCAAGAAATAGCGGTCGAATTTTTTTTAGAATTACTTTATTTCCCCAAAGATGCAGCATCAGTTTTAGCCTTAAGGCAATAGTGCATTTTTTTACACCCTATTGCATAACTGATGTGCTCTTACTAGCGCGAGAAGTCCAATGCAACTATGGTATCGGTTTGCGACACATTAAAAGTAACTTTACGTAGCAAACGGATCTCGATATTTACGCTTGGGGAAGCTCCTTCAATTGGTTTGGCAACAATTGAAGTAATTGGGCCAGCAAAATGCTGGGTTAATAATGGACGGGTATTATTGAATAGGGGTACTTTGGCATTTTCAAGAATTAAAATGACCAGATTATCACGAGAGCTATCAACTTTATAATGAGCCTTATCACTTGTACGCACGAACACTCGAGAGGCGTCTTGAAACTGCTGAAAACCAACCCATGTGAGATCTTGTATTTCTCCATCAAGATTTTGTCCATTGGCACTGCTAACGAATATAAACATCGCGACTGTAAAAAAAGCAATCTTCGCAAATAAATGTCGAAAAAATAAATTTAGTAAAGTGTACAAAGAAGACATGTTAACTGCCCCTAGTTTTTAAGTTTATATAGGCAAAAGAAGGCTAACATATTGAAAAATATACAGCAAAAATTTTGCTTAGCTAAAAAAATTTTCATGCGCGGTACGGACTGGTAGTCACTTGCGTTACAAGCGCAGTACAGACTATTGGTATGGTTAGTAAAAAATCGTTCTAAGGTACTTAAAAACCACATAACTTAGTGAGGACATATGTCTTTAAACAATGCTACCCCTCCATTTCTTCCTAAATTTTCAGCAGATGCTACAGTATCGGCTACCTTTGTGACTTCATTGGGTAATTTTGTTTGCCGCTTATTTGCTAATGAATGTCCAATTACGGTTGGCAATTTTGTTGCCTTAGCTCGCGGAGAAATGCCCTGGATTGATAAAAATGGTCGTAATATGCAAGGTACGCCATTATATAATGGCACTATTTTTCATCGAGTTATTAAAGATTTTATGATCCAAGGTGGTGATCCAGAAGGTAATGGTCGCGGTGGTCCTGGCTATCGTTTCGCTGATGAAATTATACCTTCTTTAAAACACAACAAACCAGGCATTTTATCAATGGCCAATGCTGGCCCAAATACCAATGGCTCTCAGTTTTTTATTACTGAAGTCCCGACACCTCATCTTGATGGTCGACATGCAGTATTTGGTGAAGTCACAGATGGATTTGATGTGGTTTTGAAAATAGTAAGCACTAAAGTAGATGCAAACGATAGACCGGCAAAACCAGTTGTAATCGAAAGTATTAATATTGATATCAGATAGCTTTGATAGAAATGACCACAATTGGTTTGATAATGGCGGCTATTGCTGCAATGGCTTTTGCAAGTAAGCCGCCATTATCTCCGAATTCATCAGATGTATTCACGCAGCTTTATGATAAAAAAGTTACTTTAACAAAAAATAGTGAGCCGTTAATTACTGTAGGGGTCGTTAATGATACAGAGCAAGTAACTCTGCGTGCTGATTCAACTGTCGATATTGATTTTTGGCAAGCAGGACAACAAAGACATTATACTATAAATAATGGCGAATCCATCAGAATAAAAGTTAATCAAGCAACCACAGCTACACGACAGTATTACGTCGATTTTGCAGGTTCTTCTTATGGCGATGAAATAAAGTTAAAGCAAGTTTTAGCAACCTGGACAAATAAAGGTATAAAGCAGATCAAGGTGAATACTGAAGGAATGATTTTACCTTTGCGCTATCGAGCTATTGATAATCGTGAATATCGTTTATACATAAATGCTACTAATCAAGCAGAAGCTCAACAACAAGCAACCGATTTTTTTTATCGTTTTGGTGTGCATGCAGAAGTTAAAACAAAGTTAACAAAACTACCACATGGAAACTTAGAAGTATTTGCAACTAAGCGTGTTTTAGGAGTTGCAACAGACTATATCCATCTGCAAGCTGCATCAGGTATTTTGCAAGTCGATAAAGTTGAATATGGTCGGGGTTATCGCTGGCATGGCTATGAAGACCGTAGTTATCGTGGAGAACTGTATATTGCTATTAATCCTGAAGGTAATTTAGCGGTTATTAATGTTTTAGGGATAGAAAATTTATTAGAAGGGACCGTGCCTGCTGAACTTTATGCTTCCTCACCTAAAGAAGCATTAAAGGCTCAGGCAGTAGCAGCACGCAATCATATGTTAGCTAAGCTTGGGCGTCGACATCATGCTGATCCCTTTCAATTGTGTAGCTTTCAACATTGTCAAGTATATGCTGGCACATCACGTGAAGATCCACGCTCGAAAGAGGCTATAAAGGAGACAGCAGGCCAGGTGTTGTTTTTAAATAACCGGCTTGTTGATTGTGTGTATTCAGCTAGTTGTGGTGGATATACTGAAGATAATGACGCGGTCTGGGGTGATGAGCCAGATCCAGCATTACGTGGTCGGCCAGATTTTGATGTTCACGAACATCCCGAACTTGCTCCTTTTGTCGCTGGGTTGAATGAAAAACTTATACCGGCATGGATTAATATTACCCCAAAATCATTTTGCGCAAATGCAGCTAAAGAGGCATCTCAAAAAGTTCGTTGGAGTCGCACTTTTAAAGCAGATGAATTATCAAAGCTACTGCAGCCACAATATGGCAATATTGGTGCATTGCGTGATTTGGTTATTAAAAGACGTGGGGTTGGAGGAAAAGTAATAATTTTAAGCCTAATTGGAAAACTTGGCAGCGTTGATGTTATTCATGAACTACCGATTCGGCGCCTTTTTAATAACCTTAATTCAGCTGCTTTCATAATTGATATATCACGAAACCAAGCAGGCGACTTAACAGAAGTAGCATTTCATGGGGCTGGCTGGGGTCATGGAGTTGGAATGTGCCAGCTAGGGGCTATTGGCCGAGCTCAGGCTTTACATACATTCGATCAAATTTTGGCACATTATTATAACGGTGCATACCTAGAAAAATTGTATTAATTATAAAATGGCATAAAGTTATTGTTATATTTTTCACAGTTACACTTGACATAATGCGTCTTAAGGCATCCATTATGTTTGTAATTTAGATGTAATAATTAAGGAGTGGATAAAATGATTGATTGGGAAAATATACTCTCCCTAAAACAAATTCGAAGAGAAATGGCTTTAAGTCAATCGCAACTCGCGACTTTGTTAGGAGTATCCCCGCGTACGGTGCAAAGTTGTGAACAAGGATGGCGTAAACCAAGTCCCGCACTTGAAAAAACATTGCTACTTTTACGTATTGCTCATGAACGAGGACCTAATCTTTGTTCGCAACGATGCTGGGAGATTAAGAACTGTTTTGAAAACCAGCGTAATTCGTGTCTGGCTTTTCGTACTCGCCAAGGTCATCTGTGCTGGCTAATTAGTGGTAATATTTGTTCAGGCAAATCGTTACGTAACTGGGAAGATAAAAAACAAGTATGTGCTCAATGTCCACAGTTTCATAGATTATTAGGTGATTTAAATAACAAGTTGCAGAGTGAAAATTAAAAAAATTTGTTTTTAGTTAAATTGGGTCATTATCCCTCTTGCCTCCTTTAAACAAAAGCTTCAAGTTGCCGCCTATAAAGAAACTCATAAATGGGGCTTCATCCGATTTACTATATATTTGGAGGCAAAAATGTCTTTGACTAACACACAAGAATGGCAAGCACTTAAGCTGCATCACCAAGCAATTTGTAACATTCATATGAAAGATATGTTTGCCAGCGATAGTGAACGTGGACGAAAATTTTCTTTGCGCGTTGGGCCAATATTTCTCGATTATTCGAAAAATCGTATTACTGATGAAACAATTAAATTACTTATGGCTTTAGCAAATAAATGTGAGGTTAAAAGAGAACGTGATCGTATGTTTAAAGGTGAAACGCTTAATTTCACTGAAGGTAGATCAGTATTGCATGTCGCCTTACGTAATCATTTTGATTGTCCGATTAAGGTTAATGGTAAAGATGTTATGCCTAATGTTAAAGCAGTTGTTGAAAAAATGTATTATTTTGTTGAACGAGTTCGTTCAGGAATTTGGCAAGGTTATACCGGAAAAAAAGTAACAGATATTGTAAACATAGGTATCGGTGGTTCTGATTTAGGACCTATGATGGTCACTGAAGCTCTGAGTCCATATTGGCATCCAGATATACAGCCACATTTTGTTTCTAATGTTGATGGTACTCATATTGCTGAAACATTAAAACACCTTGATGCACAAACAACTCTGTTTATCATTGCTTCAAAAACATTTACAACACAGGAAACCCTCACTAATGCACATTCTGCTCGTGCTTGGCTGTGTGAAAAATTAGGTAGCGAAAATGCAGTAGCTAAACATTTTGTGGCGGTGAGTACCGCAGCACAAGAAGTTGCCAAGTTTGGCATTGATACAGCCAATATGTTTGAATTTTGGGATTGGGTAGGAGGTCGTTATTCACTTTGGTCTGCTATTGGACTACCCATTGCTTGTATGATTGGTACAGAAAATTTTAGCAAATTATTAGCTGGTGCAAATGCAATGGATGAGCATTTTTGCAATGCAACTTTAGATAAAAATATGCCAGTGCTTTTAGCGATGTTGGGGGTTTGGTATAACAATTTTTTTAATTTTACCTCTCACGCTGTGCTTCCGTATGACCAATATTTACATCGTCTGCCTGCATATTTACAGCAAGTAGATATGGAATCAAATGGTAAGCGCGTTGATCGAAGTGGTGCTGAAATTAAAGATTATGCGACAGGACCAATTATTTGGGGTGAGCCAGGTACCAACGGACAACATGCCTTTTATCAATTGTTGCATCAAGGAACCCAATTGATACCTGCTGATTTTATTGCTCCAGCAAAAACTCATAATCACATTGGTGATCATCATCCCATTTTACTTGCCAATTTTTTTGCACAGACTGAGGCACTAATGTGCGGTAAAACTGAAGATGAGGTTCGTTGTGAATTAGAAGCAGCAAATTTACCAAAAGATAAAGTGGAGTTGTTAATACCTCATAAGATTTTTCCTGGCAATCGTCCAACTAATAGCTTTTTAATAGATGAGATATCGCCAGAATCTTTAGGTATGCTATTAGCTATGTACGAACATAAAATCTTTGTGCAAGGGATTGTTTGGAATGTAAATAGCTATGACCAATGGGGTGTAGAACTTGGCAAACAACTTGCCAAAAGAATATTACCTGAACTTAAAGATAAGCAATCCATAAGTACCCACGATTCATCGACAAATCAGCTCATTAATGAATATAAATCTTCAGTCTGATATTATTTTATTTAAAAAAGCATGTCTCTAGCATAAGGTTAACTAATGAAGAGCGTGTTGATGTATAGGCGAGTTGGCTTTCTAGTAACAATTTTATTCGTAAGCAATGCTGCAGCCCAAAACTATGATGATTTTTTACATCCATTTAAAAAGCCACTCTCTTCATGGGTAAAACAAATAGATGAAGCAAGGCAAAGTGGCGATTTAGACACCGCAGAGTTAATTGCTGATGCTGCCGAGAAAACTTTAGGAACAGGTATAGCACCTTTGGTTCGGCAACGAGGTTTGATTGCTCGTGATCGTGGGCAATTACCTGAAGCAGCCAATTTTTTTGAGCTTGCCGCCAAGCTTGATCCTTCTTCTGATGCACGACTCGAACAAGTTGCTGCTTTGATTCCTATTGGTCGTTGGCCAGAAGCTGTTGAGGTGTTAGCTAGAGCTTTTGATGAACGTAGTATTTCTTTAAGAGTCGATGATGTCATTGTGGATCAACGTATTGCCCCTCTTGTAGGATTTGAACCTTTTCAGGCATTGATTCATAGTGTGCGTAATGATCAAAGTGGACCATTTGGACGAACTTTACAAAAACTTGAGCGAATTGATGTGGCCGTAAGCAGCAATAAAAATATATTAAATATAATTAGTAGTTGGATTTATGCCATTTCCAGAATTGTAGATTATCCTGGTACAGCAGTTTTTGCGTTATGGATTTTAGGTTTACTGTTTAGCATTGGTTTAGCTCAGACGCAAATGATACCTCCTCCTTGGTCTTTGATTAGTGGTATGCTTTTAGCCTCAGGAATATGGTATTTCACTGCTCGTATCGCAACTAACCAACCATATGCTGGTTTAATGACTATCTCTGTCGCTTTAGGAGTTATTTTTGCTCCTTGGGGAATAGCTTTAGCCTTAAGAAGTATCCTGCATAGAAAAGATAGAAGGCTAAAACAAGAACAACAAATTAATGAAAATAAAGAGTAAGGTTTTAAAATACATTTTTACATAAACTTCGGTAGTGATATCTGTACTATTGTTCCGGTTCCTACTGTGCTTTCGATACTAACATTACCACCGACACGTTCAACCATACGTCGGCATTGTGCCACTCCAAGTCCAGTACCATCTTGTCGTGTTGAGAAAAATGGAGTTCCTACTCGTTCAAGGATTTCAGAAGTCATACCGGGACCGGTATCCTCGACGATAATATCCAATGCGTTTTTTGTATCAGTCACACGAACAGTAACATTACCACCCGGAGTATTAAGTCTTCCAAGAGATTGAGCGGCATTTGCAATGACATTGATTAGCGCTTGGCTCAATTCTGTGGAGCCAATTGCAACTTTAGGTAAAGTTGCTGCGCCATTATAACTTATTGTACCGCGAACA
Proteins encoded:
- the ndk gene encoding nucleoside-diphosphate kinase → MIERTLSIIKPDAVQKGLIGTILSRFESAGLKIIATRMVYLSKNKAEEFYMVHREKPFFNSLVEFMTSGPVVASVLEGENAIVKNRELMGATDPAKAELGTIRKDYAQSVERNAVHGSDAKETAKIEIAHFFSGIDIF
- a CDS encoding SRPBCC family protein, whose product is MTQVQQEILINAPIECVFNIITDYENYSDFLPDMKSVTVESRKDGIALVRFEIELIMRVSYTLRLVEEPPRRLSWTLHYAKMISLNNGSWELEPKDDKTLARYALEVKLRGLIPKSVSTRLLGTTLPDMLQRFRNHAENIR
- a CDS encoding serine/threonine protein kinase, which translates into the protein MAAEKHISSFKILEEIGSGGMAVVYKAEQPSLSRLVAIKELRNSLTSDKSISKRFEREAKSVAQLAHQNIVHIYDFISRALSMYIVMEYVDGIDLYALLTKVERLPPDIAGIIALQAARALEYAHFRGVVHRDFKPSNLMITKQGDVKLMDFGIARDESFDDLTRPGTALGTPAYMSPEQIMGQKVDHRSDIFSFGIVLYQMLTGQKPFIEDDTKSVMQRILTEAYIPPRRLYPDVPWSLNRILRKCLEKRPDKRYRTTELLRRDLESFVAKKVRINYNGRLLIYLRHRDLINDSEATTYVPKEEIETQGAATDTGGIDSRSAVLKPLFTFNSILLIIFALYAFSISHFNIGSGFAKLQINAVPWAEVYIDGRLHDTTPFAEPIMLPAGQHVIEFRNTYYPTEKRIIELQSGETKQLNITLKKRRRP
- the greA gene encoding transcription elongation factor GreA — protein: MSSFPITPSGHEKLKQELHRLKTVDRRQISQEIGAARELGDLSENFEYHAAKNRQGLIEAKIRDIEDKLSRAQVIDPSKLSGNRVVFGAKVELLDVETDETLNFHLVGEVEADVENGRISITSPVGKALVGKEIGDEVQIPGKSKKRLVEIVDVSFGA
- a CDS encoding TIGR00282 family metallophosphoesterase; the encoded protein is MRLFYIGDVVGKPGRNAVMNLVTPLRSELSLDVVIINCENAAAGKGVNPEISNMLLTKAEVLVTGNHVWHYRNFEPYLDRESRIIRPANYPNAPGRGSTVINLPGDKKLGIIQVEGRVFMRNLECPFAAIERELKTMADIKYIFVDIHAEATSEKQAIAWYFDGQVSAIIGSHTHIPTADERILPNGTAYLTDAGMTGPYDSVIGMEIRTSIERFLTQRRTPHEVAKDNIWLCGVVIDIDDESGKARSIERVKRKFRG
- a CDS encoding LysM peptidoglycan-binding domain-containing protein, translated to MNSRRLTISLICILILFSRFATGTTFHNYNNENLNSIASQYYGAAWKSVYILIKNSIDNESKIATGTRLSIPACYTYKIRRGDSVAEIAKRHLGDHERYKALMSENNIRNPNDLKIGTELLMPFHLRHKVIAGDTWAKISQKYYRTTKKANLIKDYNPNIKTLLTGSKIIVPIFDNATLMASKRHFATHNANENKSKNDETIDNSINSLSNSKNLLNDTIEIYKNGEFAKARSNLEDLLANKKLLISDRATVARYLGFCAVAENDDKAAFDYLLTSFELEPNYRLDSVTTSPKILAIFQEVLDSKNLANNDD